From Strongyloides ratti genome assembly S_ratti_ED321, scaffold srae_chrx_scaffold0000002:
AACCAGTTTTTCAGAAGACCAAAAAACAGTGACCATCACCTTCTTTGGCGTTAATTGGGGTTTTGGAAACTGTTTTGAAGCTTCATCGTTATCCAACCATTGTCCTGCTCGTTTTCTATTGTCGTATAGAGTTCACTTTTTATCACAGGTTACAATTCGTTCCAAAAATGAAACGTTTTTGTTCCTTAGAAGCAAGGAAGAACAAATTTCTAAACGACGTTTTTGTTGTTTTTCAGTTAGTTCTTACGGTACCCATTAATCTAACTTTTTTGTTTTGccaatttgttttaaaaggCGATAAACAGTATCTTTTGAAACCCCAAGGTCTTCTGATATCCTTCTAACTGTTTGTTGAGAATTGGCTTCAATTAGCGTTTTTAAGTGGTCATTATCAATGACTAAATTTGGCCTCCCACGGTTCTCATTCTCAAGGTTCTTATTTCTTTCTCTGAATCTGTAGAATCATTGTACTGTTGATGGATTCACAAGACCTTGACCAAAAATAGCATTAATATCTTCTGCTGTTTTTGCTGCACTAGTGTCTTTTTTgaattcaaataaaaaaattatgcgAATTTTACGTTTAGTAAgcattttagaaaaattaaaatttaattatgataaacatttttttttggcaTGATTTATATGCCATTTTGTAGACATGATTTCTAGGAATCAAATAAAATGCTTAgcttaattaaattattgcTAATTGTTAATTAAAGCTAGCTAATGGTATCGTGCATTTGTAAAACATGCATTTCATATAATACAACcgaatatttataatttttttttaattatgttattttttttactatataaattattctatttttattatatggtgctaatttttattattaattatatcattttttagtTCCTTTTTTATGCATGattcaatataaaatttttatattaatttaatttgtaataatggtaagattaattttattgtatcttaaataaaaacactatggaaataaatattatcttattttattttatattaaacatttttaaatattatgattatttattttctaaaagttatatattataaatttataatattttgaatcattttaattagaaaaatatattgtttgttgaaacaaaaaataaaaattaataattgatGCCGTAACgctttaaagaaataaaattaaaaataaatgtcattataattaatatgtgattaatttattatatataaatttttttattttgtattgtTACACCATTAGCTGATTGTAATAAGGAGTTAccaataaacattttatataaaaatttttactataaataaaGCAAGCTGATAGTAACTCTATCAATCTAATTTTTTGCCtgtgatataaaaaaatctttaatctaaaaaattatatattgtcttaattttttgttaattttaataaaatagttagaaataagtattatttctagtaaataatttttggattttgttattttattgtataatcTTTGAAACTGCAACCCCAAATTCATAGTAGTAATGGTATTGTGGCGCTCAGGAGTATTGTTTTGAGGTATATATAAAGGTGAAAtgttaagaaatttttatttgtgaaaatttatagttaaaGTGCGCGCGttcacaatatttttattattttacgttgattaatatttttttatataattattataatattttaatttttaataattatgtaTGATTTTAATTGTAGGGGTTTGCGGCACCACTTGTAAAatttaagttttatttaaataaatttttaacttggGTGAAATTTTTTTGGTGTTTATTGAAATTAACACAGGATTAGGCGCGTAGgctattattattgtaaaacGTATTgcaataaagttattttttttctgatttctataataaaagttactGCCAATTTTTAACTGGATAAGTGGTAGATAACTGAAGAAAATTAGAAACAGAAAGGATGGAACCTAGAAATACAGAATCTAGAATCATGGAAGAAAACTCTGAGggagttattaaaaattgtgaaATAAGTATGGCTAATATTAAAGACCAACTTATGGGATTTAATTTGAATAAGTTGAAAAACTTGAGTAAGGACCTAAAGGTCAGAAATGTTGGTAAAACAAAGAAAGAAattgttgataaaattttggtttcaattatttcaaaagaaGATGAAGAAATGTTAAAAAGGTATATATGTGAAGATAATATACCATTAACAGAGTCATATACTGAAGATTCAGAAGTAGACAGTCTCCAGCAACGCATTCGTGAACTAGAACAAAAAGTTTTGGAATTATCAGTTGAGAAAAAGGTTGAGAAGAAAGATGAAAATAGGGCTTTATTagaaatgataaaagaatCACAGTTTACTATACTTACTATGATGAAAATGTTACAAGGAAAACCAGAAAATTCTAACATGAGGAAATGTGAAGTTCCTTTAATTATATTCTCAAACACTgaagaaaatatatcatCACATATTATGGCAATAGAACGCCATATGGAATTCAGAAACATTTATACAGATAAggataaagttttatttttaatgatgacATTGTCACCTCCAATTGCTGCGGAAATTGATAAAGTTTTGGGATCCAATTATACATATGagattcttaaaaattatttattaattacatATAATGGCATGGCAGCTCAGGTGAAAAATAGAAGTGaaattatgtattttaaattaaattttggaAAAGATTTGGGAGATCAATTAGTAAATTTTGTCCAGAAAATAAATGTTGCTTATAAAGGATTACCAGAAGATGAATTATTACAAACGCAGTTGAGATATATTAGAAATCTAATAACagataaaaattcaaaacttttttattttttgttgacAGCGAAACcaacaaatatatatgaatttATAAGAGAAATGCAGGCTGTACATGAATTAGATATGAGTTTTAAATCAAACTCTAAAGTTATGAATAAGAAAAAGGATTCTTATAAAGATAAAGTTTGTCATAATTGCAATAAGAAAGGACATATTGCTCGTTTTTGTAAAGCTGAAAAAGTTAAAGAAAAGGCTTCATCTTCAAATGCTACAAAGAAAGTTTCAGTAATAAATGAAGATCAAGAAAATTATGAGGAAGTGGTaaatcattatattattaaggATGAGGAGGATGAAGAAACACTTCAGAAGGGAGTGGTGTATCAAGTTAAAGAAAGAAAACCCAAGTTAGAGCCTAAGAAGTATCAACATATAATTTTgcaaataaatgataaaattggTAAAGGATTTGTTGATAGTGGTTCAGGAATTACATTTGTGGCGAATAGAATGATTCCTAAAGAAAAGGTCTGTGAAGTGAATCCATTAAAAGTTAGAATGGCTAATGGATCAGTTATGATATTGAATAAAGAAAGCAATGTTTTGCTTAACTTCTTAAATGGAGAAGAACTTAAAACAAAAGTTTTTGTTATACCAGATGAAATTATGAAATATGAAGATATTCTCATAGGGGAGGATGTTATGATGCAATGTGGTTTATCAATATCATATGATGGTGAAAAATTGGTTAgtattaataacaaaaaatgtatttCTTATGGCAATGATGATATAAAAGAAACTATTGTTAAAAAGGTTAAGGTTACTAATGATTGTGaagatattaaaacaaaagtttttaaagaATACAAAGATTTGATTCCTAAGTCTAAGTATGATGTAGGAAAAGGAATTTTAGAATGTGCCAACATAGAAATTTTGGATAAGAAAGATGATTTTAAACCACCTTCTTATGGACTACCTTTGGCTTATAAACAACGTATTTATAAGGAATTTAAAGAAATGGAAGCTAATGGAATTGTGGAAGAAAGACTTGCTAAATTTATTCATCCTTTAGTAGTTATTCCGAAAAAAGATGGGGAATTGAGAATTTGTGGAGattttagatatataaaCCATTATACCAAGTCAATGTTTTTACCAGCAAATAAGCCTTATGAATATGTATATGGGATGAGCGGTTATAAATGGTATAGCAAAATAGATTTGAAAAACGCATATTTTCAAGTTAGATATCCAAAAGAAACTATACCATATATGGGAGTAAAAGTTTATGATAAAGTTTACTGTTTTAAAAGAATGGCACAAGGAGGAAAGGTCTCTCCAATTCAATTTCAATGTTTAgcaacaaaaataattagtgATCTGGGAGAAggatattttgtatatattgaTGATTTTGCAGTATGTTCAAATTCAACTTTGGATGATCATATCAATAAAGtgaaattattgttaaataaattaagagAATATGATATGAAAGTAAATTTTGAAAAGTCCAGTATTGGTGGAACAGAAATTGAATTTATTggatataatatttctaaaaaggGAGCAAAAATAgctactaaaaatataaatgctTTTATGGAAAGAAAAGAACCAAGTACCAAGAAAGAATTGGTATCCTTTTTACAATCAGCCAATTATTTTAGAGGAAACATTCCTAGATATGCAAATATTACTTTACCTCTTCAGAAAATGGTAAATTCTTTAAGATTTAAGTCTTCAAAAATTGAGAAAAATCTTGAATATGTAAAAGCTATAGAATTGACTAAAAAGGCAATGATGAACCCTCAATATTTGGTGAAAGCATTACCAGATGATGTACTTTATTTGGAAACTGACTGTAGCCAAGAAGCAGCAGGAGGGgtaatatatagaaaaaataaagataaagaaaaagaagtAATCATGTTCTATAGTAAGAAATTAAAGTCATGTAAGAAAGATAGATGTATCACATATTTGGAATTATATGCCATAAATTTGGGagtaagaaaatttaaagaaattctAATTGGACATAAAGTAATTATCAAGACTGATCATAAACCTTTAAAAGGTTTAATGAATACAAAGGAAACAAAATTCTTAGAACTTATTATGCCATTACAAGAATTGGATTATGAAATTCACTATATACAAGGAAAAGAAAATACTTGTGCAGATTACTTTAGtagaatttataaaatttctgaAAATAAGGAGAGagtagaaaataaaaataattttctaagTGAAACTACTGAAAGTATGGCAAAGAATTTATTTGAAGAATATCATTTGAAAAAAGGGCATTTATCAATTGCAAAAATTAAGGATGACTTGATTAAAGAATGTTATAAATTGATGATCTCAAAATATAAGGCTGTaatgattataaataaaataatggaTATGATAAAGAATTGTGAAACATGTCAATTGGAAAATGActtaaaaagaagaaaaaggGATAAAGCAAATCCTCAAAATGTTTtggaaatattatatatggaTTTTATGTATTTAGAAAATCACACAATATTGGTAGCTGAAGACGGATACTCGCGTTATATATGGGCAGAAGAAAGTCCACAGGCAGATGAACAAGTAGTTATACAAttactaaataaaatattggaCCAATgccaaataaaaataaaagaaataaggGCAGATAAAGCCAAAGTATTTAAAGGAAAAGAATTTTTGGtatttttgaagaaaaatgatattaaaataaattatgctGTATCCTATGAACATTATGCAAATTCCAAAGTGGAAAGGGCCATAAGAACTCTTAGACTTGTGTTAAAGAAGATGGAACCTGAGATAACACATAGAGGAAGAGCAGGTttcaaaaacaaattaaaagaaGCTTGCAGAATAATGAACACGTCAGTTCATGGAGCTACTAAAGTTAAGCCTTTCAAtttaatatacaattatGGAGAGCAAGATGGGCAAGTATTAGAAAATGTTTCTGATGAAAGAATAAAAGCACTAATTAATAATGCCATAAATGAATCACCAGAGAAAAGAATTGTGTATAGAAAACTTAAGAATAATAAAGGTGGAAATGAATTAGCGACTATAAAGGAAGTGGATAATGTAACTGATGTAATGGTAAAGCCTATGAATGAAAAGGATTCAAGAAAGACTATATCTTTAAGTGGTTATAAGAATAGACTTTATTCTCAGGAAAAAGGGAGAAGTTAGAAATAAGTATTATTTctagtaaataatttttggattttgttattttattgtataatcTTTGAAACTGCAACCCCAAATTCATAGTAGTAATGGTATTGTGGCGCTCAGGAGTATTGTTTTGAGGTATATATAAAGGTGAAAtgttaagaaatttttatttgtgaaaatttatagttaaaGTGCGCGCGttcacaatatttttattattttacgttgattaatatttttttatataattattataatattttaatttttaataattatgtaTGATTTTAATTGTAGGGGTTTGCGGCACCACTTGTAAAatttaagttttatttaaataaatttttaactaaaattttttttatttattgacaTATTGTATACAAACGTTTGTTTtgataaagtaatttttcattctttttcgtcctttaaaatttgtctaattataaatcttttaattaatattaatttaattgagTTAGAAAcgttttaacttttatatattttactcATATAATTACTCATTAAGTagaagataaatttaataaaaaatattttttttaataaaataaatttaacaatatatatttgtataaaattaaaaaataacgaCAAATTTACTTCTAAAAGATTGAACTCGACGTGATTTGAACACGCAGCCTTCCGATCTGGAGTCGGACGCGCTACCGTTGCGCCACGAATTCacacaaaataaaaaatattttaaaaatcgcTGCTTAATCTTATATGTAATACTGTTAAATTCATTTTGAatataagtatatatttttaaaattataaaataaaattttattttaatttatagtattattttggtttttaaagaataaaaaagttaatatttgtttatcaaatttaattataaatttgaccataagttaatttaaatattgttattacttataattgattttttttataatgtttatttatacaactattttaaaatttttttatttatttgtctTTTTGATTCaacataaaaatacaataaaatcatattaaaacaaaagaaaaatagtTGGTTGCCATtgttaactatttttatctcttaacaacaaaaattaattaaaaaaattgctaactgaaaatatacaatttttattttacaatttataaaaatattttaattgcatttaataaaatatttttaaaaaactatattattaaacttttagatccttttttttatattatacaaaGATAACCTTTTAAGTTAGTTAATAAttagtaatataatattaacaagTTAGATAGCAATtgatacattaaataaaaataataaatagttaaaat
This genomic window contains:
- a CDS encoding Reverse transcriptase domain and Integrase,catalytic core domain and Zinc finger, CCHC-type domain and Ribonuclease H-like domain and Aspartic peptidase domain-containing protein; this translates as MEPRNTESRIMEENSEGVIKNCEISMANIKDQLMGFNLNKLKNLSKDLKVRNVGKTKKEIVDKILVSIISKEDEEMLKRYICEDNIPLTESYTEDSEVDSLQQRIRELEQKVLELSVEKKVEKKDENRALLEMIKESQFTILTMMKMLQGKPENSNMRKCEVPLIIFSNTEENISSHIMAIERHMEFRNIYTDKDKVLFLMMTLSPPIAAEIDKVLGSNYTYEILKNYLLITYNGMAAQVKNRSEIMYFKLNFGKDLGDQLVNFVQKINVAYKGLPEDELLQTQLRYIRNLITDKNSKLFYFLLTAKPTNIYEFIREMQAVHELDMSFKSNSKVMNKKKDSYKDKVCHNCNKKGHIARFCKAEKVKEKASSSNATKKVSVINEDQENYEEVVNHYIIKDEEDEETLQKGVVYQVKERKPKLEPKKYQHIILQINDKIGKGFVDSGSGITFVANRMIPKEKVCEVNPLKVRMANGSVMILNKESNVLLNFLNGEELKTKVFVIPDEIMKYEDILIGEDVMMQCGLSISYDGEKLVSINNKKCISYGNDDIKETIVKKVKVTNDCEDIKTKVFKEYKDLIPKSKYDVGKGILECANIEILDKKDDFKPPSYGLPLAYKQRIYKEFKEMEANGIVEERLAKFIHPLVVIPKKDGELRICGDFRYINHYTKSMFLPANKPYEYVYGMSGYKWYSKIDLKNAYFQVRYPKETIPYMGVKVYDKVYCFKRMAQGGKVSPIQFQCLATKIISDLGEGYFVYIDDFAVCSNSTLDDHINKVKLLLNKLREYDMKVNFEKSSIGGTEIEFIGYNISKKGAKIATKNINAFMERKEPSTKKELVSFLQSANYFRGNIPRYANITLPLQKMVNSLRFKSSKIEKNLEYVKAIELTKKAMMNPQYLVKALPDDVLYLETDCSQEAAGGVIYRKNKDKEKEVIMFYSKKLKSCKKDRCITYLELYAINLGVRKFKEILIGHKVIIKTDHKPLKGLMNTKETKFLELIMPLQELDYEIHYIQGKENTCADYFSRIYKISENKERVENKNNFLSETTESMAKNLFEEYHLKKGHLSIAKIKDDLIKECYKLMISKYKAVMIINKIMDMIKNCETCQLENDLKRRKRDKANPQNVLEILYMDFMYLENHTILVAEDGYSRYIWAEESPQADEQVVIQLLNKILDQCQIKIKEIRADKAKVFKGKEFLVFLKKNDIKINYAVSYEHYANSKVERAIRTLRLVLKKMEPEITHRGRAGFKNKLKEACRIMNTSVHGATKVKPFNLIYNYGEQDGQVLENVSDERIKALINNAINESPEKRIVYRKLKNNKGGNELATIKEVDNVTDVMVKPMNEKDSRKTISLSGYKNRLYSQEKGRS